The proteins below are encoded in one region of Vespa velutina chromosome 11, iVesVel2.1, whole genome shotgun sequence:
- the LOC124953089 gene encoding piggyBac transposable element-derived protein 4-like, translated as MIEKRQRARSRFFDYISKKAEECDSACHVQCETIKRNKAEGSIMSQKIKITSINENPSCPSDTDDSDIIPIKKSKKRIFSSSESDSDFSIHDDSCAEDSLRITKENTDNSEAEFTELEVKAFIAMILEMGITRRPNIPSYWSKNSRQILCSLCFPPSHSNYDPCVRFEPLVRHANRVFKLYYIPHKELSIDESLVGMLCHSSITQYMPNKKHHRWGITFWMLCDAVSKYCLTFYCYKDAKSKSNSDKNTFGLGYNVVVNLLNESNCLNKEYHFFVDNFFSNIELARYLYSNNTYLTGTIRQNKKCIPDHLKTVNVNEAKYFKDNNVLLCAYREKISVKKPVILISTKCEDKNVTGTKKRHDREKHSRKPAIFHSYNTFMDGVDESDKMLYTYLDEHRTATFSKVATTQLTELHSV; from the exons ATGATCGAAAAACGCCAAAGAGCGCGATCGCGCTTCTTCGATTACATATCAAAAAAAGCCGAAGAGTGCGATAGCGCTTGTCATGTTCAATGCG AAACTATTAAACGAAATAAGGCAGAAG GAAGTATAATGAgccaaaaaattaaaattacaagcATAAACGAAAATCCAAGTTGTCCGAGTGACACCGATGACTCTGACATCATTCCTATCAAGAAGAGCAAAAAACGTATTTTCAGTAGTTCGGAGAGTGATAGCGATTTTTCGATACACGATGATTCATGTGCAGAGGACTCACTAAGAATAACCAAAGAAAATACCGACAATTCTGAAGCAGAAT TTACTGAATTGGAGGTGAAAGCATTCATAGCAATGATTCTAGAAATGGGCATTACAAGAAGACCCAATATACCTTCATATTGGAGCAAAAATTCACGGCAGATATTATG TTCTTTATGTTTTCCACCTAGTCATTCTAATTACGATCCCTGTGTAAGATTTGAACCCCTTGTTAGACACGCTAACAgagtttttaaattatattatatacctcATAAGGAATTATCAATCGACGAATCCTTAGTTGGAATGTTATGTCATTCAAGTATAACTCAATACATGCCAAACAAAAAACATCATCGCTGGGGCATAACATTTTGGATGTTATGCGATGCAGTTTCGAAATATTGTTTAaccttttattgttataaagaTGCAAAATCAAAAAGTAATAGTGACAAAAATACGTTTGGGTTAGGATATAATGTCGtggtaaatttattaaatgaaagtaattgtttaaataaagaatatcacTTCTTTGTTGACAACTTTTTTAGTAATATTGAATTAgcaagatatttatattccaaCAATACTTATTTAACCGGAACTAtcagacaaaataaaaaatgtattcccGATCACTTAAAAACAGTTAATGTAAATGAagcgaaatatttcaaagataataatgtgCTCCTTTGTGCGTATCGTGAAAAGATAAGCGTAAAAAAACCAGTAATACTAATTTCAACTAAATGCGAAGATAAAAATGTGacgggaacaaaaaaaagacacgATAGAGAAAAACATTCAAGAAAACCTGCCATCTTTCACTCTTACAATACCTTCATGGATGGAGTAGACGAATCAGATAAAATGTTATACACATACCTTGATGAACATAGAACT GCTACGTTTAGTAAAGTTGCCACAACGCAACTTACGGAATTGCATAGTGTGTAG